A genomic region of Glycine max cultivar Williams 82 chromosome 15, Glycine_max_v4.0, whole genome shotgun sequence contains the following coding sequences:
- the LOC106796051 gene encoding protein MID1-COMPLEMENTING ACTIVITY 2, producing MQHFSEEDKREYTLDEEEMETQNVILKTSRSKKDACILEKSLSHRYPDLVFHEALKEEKEKLHVEIRRSRTNNDPEQCRVIEHLIEVTKNVVNMSPNKKVTKIVFNEPTDLIARHITDNAIGSEDLELESAYKSQSEWKTDLFGFCRDPCLCKFNPILYRFYFKKW from the exons ATGCAACATTTCAGCGAAGAGGATAAAAGGGAATATACTCTGGATGAAGAAGAAATGGAGACTCAAAATGTGATATTAAAGACTAGTCGATCTAAGAAGGATGCATGTATATTGGAGAAGTCCTTATCTCATAGGTATCCAGATTTGGTGTTCCACGAGGCCCTCAAAGAGGAGAAAGAAAAACTGCATGTTGAAATACGTAGATCAAGAACCAATAATGACCCGGAACAATGCAGGGTAATTGAGCATCTTATTGAAGTCACAAAAAATGTTGTCAACATGTCACCTAACAAAAAGGTTacaaaaattgttttcaatGAACCAACTGATTTAATTGCAAG GCATATAACTGATAATGCAATAGGCTCTGAGGACCTTGAGTTGGAATCTGCATATAAAAGTCAATCAGAATGGAAGACTGATCTCTTTGGTTTCTGTAGGGATCCTTGCTTATGTAAATTTAACCCCATCTTGTATAGATTCTATTTCAAAAAATGGTAA